A window of the Scophthalmus maximus strain ysfricsl-2021 chromosome 8, ASM2237912v1, whole genome shotgun sequence genome harbors these coding sequences:
- the LOC118312981 gene encoding acidic leucine-rich nuclear phosphoprotein 32-related protein 1-like isoform X2 — protein MEAAGDGPHNGLNCPSFYLYPLGDRPLATDLNDNHIAWLELVWNLEADDRELAAVTFRYGHDVSDGDDDDGDSDDEVYIQVIGGDVVGRDNDGGLRDGEDAVGGGGGGGRVEEEDPLPGGSRMTSGEMDEQDDEESSSSFRWWEESDDDTDDNDTDDYDTDDGGDADVCGDRCGKSPVRRAAADAEVAEEGAPPGPPAKRPGGCGTAEDEASSDSSRRRHESVDGGSVRTGQDLARGVRVDPLEGGDRAEGEMGADNQPVEKEASAADGGGAHLRGPGRKRPGERDRAEDETSNKRSRCIHERDDRRSVRAGRGLAHGVGIDLVGGGGRQKGGDGDDDDDVQPVEEEATTTARPSGKRSRKRQREHDEDEDEDRRHRRPLKRVR, from the exons ATGGAAGCGGCGGGAGACGGACCCCACAACGGTCTGAACT GTCCGTCCTTTTACCTGTACCCGCTCGGAGATCGGCCGCTGGCCACGGATCTGAACGATAATCACATTGCCTGGTTGGAATTGGTTTGGAATTTGGAAGCAGACGATCGCGAACTGGCCGCAGTGACGTTCAGATATGGACACGATGTGAGCGA cggcgacgacgacgacggcgacagCGACGACGAAGTCTACATTCAGGTCATCGGAGGCGACGTTGTGGGCCGCGACAATGACGGCGGCCTTCGCGACGGAGAGGACGCAgtcggtggcggcggcggcggcggccgggtCGAGGAAGAAGACCCTCTGCCTGGGGGATCCAGGATGACGTCCGGAGAGATGGATGAACAGGACGACGAAGAGAGCAGCTCGAGTTTCAGGTGGTGGGAGGAGTCGGATGACGACACCGACGACAACGACACCGACGACTACGACACCGACGACGGCGGCGACGCCGACGTCTGTGGCGACCGTTGTGGAAAGAGTCCGGTCAGAAGGGCGGCGGCTGACGCCGAGGTCGCCGAGGAAGGCGCCCCGCCCGGTCCGCCGGCGAAAAGGCCGGGAGGGTGCGGTACGGCAGAGGACGAGGCGAGCAGCGACAGCTCCAGACGCCGGCACGAGTCGGTCGACGGGGGCTCGGTAAGAACCGGCCAAGACCTCGCTCGCGGCGTCCGCGTTGATCCGCTCGAAGGTGGAGATCGCGCCGAGGGGGAGATGGGCGCCGACAACCAGCCGGTGGAGAAGGAAGCCAGCGCGGCCGACGGCGGAGGAGCCCACCTGCGCGGCCCGGGTAGGAAAAGGCCCGGGGAGCGCGACAGGGCGGAGGATGAGACGAGCAACAAAAGATCCCGATGCATTCACGAGCGGGACGACAGGCGCTCGGTCCGGGCCGGCCGAGGTCTCGCTCACGGCGTCGGTATTGACTTGGTCGGAGGCGGCGGGAGGCAGAAGGGCGgcgacggcgacgacgacgacgacgtccaGCCGGTCGAGGAGGAGGCGACGACGACGGCGCGGCCGTCGGGGAAGAGGTCGAGGAAGAGGCAGCGGGAgcacgacgaggacgaggacgaggaccgGAGACACCGAAGGCCGCTCAAACGCGTGAGATGA
- the LOC118312980 gene encoding syntaxin-10 — protein sequence MSVEDPFFVVKGEVQKALSRARGLYDRWEELLQEGTQVSRDELDWSTNELRNCLRAIDWDLEDLSETISIVESNPGKFKLGDNELQERRGFVERTRKSVQEMKDQLSSPSAVAQAEKKNRQALLASSGQDKSTGLEAHLVSANSRYMEEQQEQQQLIVQEQDDQLELVSGSIRVLKDMSGRIGDELDEQSVMLGDFGDEMDQTSSRMDSVLKKLEKVSHMTSSRRQWCAIGVLVAIMIVVLILFFAL from the exons ATGTCGGTGGAGGACCCGTTTTTCGTCGTGAAGGG ggagGTGCAGAAGGCCCTCTCCCGTGCTCGGGGCCTGTACGACAGgtgggaggagctgctgcaggaggggaCACAG GTGAGCCGGGACGAGCTGGACTGGAGCACCAACGAACTGAGGAACTGTCTGAGGGCCATCGACTGGGACCTGGAGGACCTCAGCGAAACCATCA GTATCGTGGAATCGAACCCGGGGAAGTTCAAACTCGGAGACAATGAACTGCAGGAGCGGAGAGGCTTTGTGGAGCGAACCAGGAAATCTGTCCAG gagaTGAAGGACCAGCTGTCCAGCCCGTCTGCCGTGGCtcaggcagagaagaagaaccGACAG GCTCTGCTGGCTTCCTCGGGTCAGGACAAGTCGACGGGACTGGAGGCTCATCTGGTGTCGGCCAACTCCAGATACATGGAGGAGCAACAGGAGCAACAGCAG ctcatCGTGCAGGAGCAGGACGATCAGCTGGAGTTGGTGTCGGGCAGCATCAGAGTCCTCAAAGACATGTCAGGACGCATTGGAGACGAGCTTGACGAGCAAtctgt TATGTTGGGGGATTTCGGAGACGAGATGGATCAGACGTCGTCCCGCATGGACTCGGTCCTGAAGAAGCTGGAGAAGGTGTCTCACATGACCAGCa GTCGGAGGCAGTGGTGCGCCATCGGCGTGCTGGTCGCCATCATGATCGTGGTCCTCATCCTGTTCTTCGCTCTCTGA
- the LOC118312981 gene encoding sarcoplasmic reticulum histidine-rich calcium-binding protein-like isoform X1, producing the protein MEAAGDGPHNGLNCPSFYLYPLGDRPLATDLNDNHIAWLELVWNLEADDRELAAVTFRYGHDVSDGDDDDDGDSDDEVYIQVIGGDVVGRDNDGGLRDGEDAVGGGGGGGRVEEEDPLPGGSRMTSGEMDEQDDEESSSSFRWWEESDDDTDDNDTDDYDTDDGGDADVCGDRCGKSPVRRAAADAEVAEEGAPPGPPAKRPGGCGTAEDEASSDSSRRRHESVDGGSVRTGQDLARGVRVDPLEGGDRAEGEMGADNQPVEKEASAADGGGAHLRGPGRKRPGERDRAEDETSNKRSRCIHERDDRRSVRAGRGLAHGVGIDLVGGGGRQKGGDGDDDDDVQPVEEEATTTARPSGKRSRKRQREHDEDEDEDRRHRRPLKRVR; encoded by the exons ATGGAAGCGGCGGGAGACGGACCCCACAACGGTCTGAACT GTCCGTCCTTTTACCTGTACCCGCTCGGAGATCGGCCGCTGGCCACGGATCTGAACGATAATCACATTGCCTGGTTGGAATTGGTTTGGAATTTGGAAGCAGACGATCGCGAACTGGCCGCAGTGACGTTCAGATATGGACACGATGTGAGCGACGGCGA cgacgacgacgacggcgacagCGACGACGAAGTCTACATTCAGGTCATCGGAGGCGACGTTGTGGGCCGCGACAATGACGGCGGCCTTCGCGACGGAGAGGACGCAgtcggtggcggcggcggcggcggccgggtCGAGGAAGAAGACCCTCTGCCTGGGGGATCCAGGATGACGTCCGGAGAGATGGATGAACAGGACGACGAAGAGAGCAGCTCGAGTTTCAGGTGGTGGGAGGAGTCGGATGACGACACCGACGACAACGACACCGACGACTACGACACCGACGACGGCGGCGACGCCGACGTCTGTGGCGACCGTTGTGGAAAGAGTCCGGTCAGAAGGGCGGCGGCTGACGCCGAGGTCGCCGAGGAAGGCGCCCCGCCCGGTCCGCCGGCGAAAAGGCCGGGAGGGTGCGGTACGGCAGAGGACGAGGCGAGCAGCGACAGCTCCAGACGCCGGCACGAGTCGGTCGACGGGGGCTCGGTAAGAACCGGCCAAGACCTCGCTCGCGGCGTCCGCGTTGATCCGCTCGAAGGTGGAGATCGCGCCGAGGGGGAGATGGGCGCCGACAACCAGCCGGTGGAGAAGGAAGCCAGCGCGGCCGACGGCGGAGGAGCCCACCTGCGCGGCCCGGGTAGGAAAAGGCCCGGGGAGCGCGACAGGGCGGAGGATGAGACGAGCAACAAAAGATCCCGATGCATTCACGAGCGGGACGACAGGCGCTCGGTCCGGGCCGGCCGAGGTCTCGCTCACGGCGTCGGTATTGACTTGGTCGGAGGCGGCGGGAGGCAGAAGGGCGgcgacggcgacgacgacgacgacgtccaGCCGGTCGAGGAGGAGGCGACGACGACGGCGCGGCCGTCGGGGAAGAGGTCGAGGAAGAGGCAGCGGGAgcacgacgaggacgaggacgaggaccgGAGACACCGAAGGCCGCTCAAACGCGTGAGATGA